The Williamsia sp. DF01-3 genome has a window encoding:
- a CDS encoding RDD family protein yields MTSASADFEAIPLGCGRCGTQIPSASARCPECGQQMFVTRGGAVPRSPREALVAGRIPASNGSRVAAYLVDVAILLAAVAALLVTGLVFGLDVALVVCVAVPAATWISSALARANGIRTPGQVLARTTITTGRPGRPIGFWRHLTRTAVLHLSNVLLFAGAMSVLIDRGRPRRGCHEKLSGTTTASSVGSAGYEVITAPDARVAGFGEGAADSVTDCIDPSTGARTLPLRRAGAGLRLRLDDGSYTDLSGAGYLGVPAVEWSQGRPQIVVTPIEAPPSDDTQVQFSVADGKLWMISTGPDVRSVLDTGESVTAMRPGHPYEVGPGTVVHLGQCSFEVAR; encoded by the coding sequence ATGACCAGCGCGTCCGCTGATTTCGAAGCGATTCCGCTCGGCTGCGGCCGCTGCGGAACCCAGATCCCGTCCGCGTCCGCCCGCTGTCCCGAATGTGGGCAGCAGATGTTCGTCACCAGGGGTGGCGCAGTACCGAGGTCGCCGCGTGAGGCCCTGGTTGCGGGTCGAATCCCCGCCTCCAACGGTTCGCGGGTGGCCGCTTATCTCGTTGATGTCGCCATCCTGCTGGCTGCGGTTGCAGCCCTGCTCGTCACCGGTCTTGTCTTCGGCCTCGACGTGGCCCTGGTTGTGTGCGTGGCGGTGCCCGCTGCGACCTGGATCTCGTCGGCACTCGCGCGGGCCAACGGCATCCGTACCCCGGGCCAGGTGTTGGCGCGAACCACGATCACCACAGGCCGGCCGGGCCGTCCGATCGGTTTCTGGCGGCATCTGACCCGCACCGCCGTACTTCATCTGAGCAACGTCCTGTTGTTCGCCGGAGCGATGTCGGTATTGATCGACAGGGGCCGTCCCCGTCGCGGTTGCCACGAGAAGCTTTCCGGCACAACGACTGCGAGCAGTGTTGGTTCGGCAGGGTACGAGGTGATCACGGCGCCCGACGCACGCGTGGCCGGGTTCGGCGAGGGGGCGGCAGATTCGGTCACCGATTGCATCGACCCCAGCACGGGCGCCCGCACCCTGCCGTTGCGACGGGCCGGCGCCGGTTTGCGGCTTCGACTCGACGACGGCAGCTACACCGATCTGTCCGGTGCCGGATACCTGGGGGTGCCGGCCGTCGAGTGGTCGCAGGGTCGCCCACAGATCGTTGTCACCCCCATAGAGGCGCCACCTTCGGACGACACGCAGGTCCAGTTCAGCGTGGCGGACGGGAAATTGTGGATGATCAGTACGGGCCCGGATGTCCGATCGGTTCTGGACACCGGCGAGTCGGTGACCGCGATGCGACCCGGACATCCGTACGAGGTGGGTCCGGGCACCGTGGTGCATCTCGGGCAGTGCAGTTTCGAGGTGGCGAGATGA
- a CDS encoding PP2C family serine/threonine-protein phosphatase translates to MSQDAELDRESETEPKAELDRESETEPKAELDRESETKPKAELDRESETKPKAELDRESETKPKAELDRETDAVLDPGRERGGHMTMEATGTVRDETRSGVGEFGQVEVSWAVVSDVGLLRETNEDAALVGPGMILVADGMGGHDCGELASEAALSALSDTTVTGVNRTRDSVVDLLGEARRQIENIDSDSGRRAGTTVTGAMLVDSDGRPHWLVLNIGDSRTYRFAHSKLDQVTVDHSQVQELVDAGFLTAAQARVDPRRNVITRALGAGMEQEADFFTFPVERDDRILVCSDGLTGELADDAIAAILAGFDDPTAAAQALVSAALEAGGRDNVTVAIADVKAVPDVSDPAS, encoded by the coding sequence ATGAGCCAGGATGCGGAGCTCGACCGTGAATCGGAGACGGAGCCGAAGGCGGAGCTCGACCGTGAATCGGAGACGGAGCCGAAGGCGGAGCTCGACCGTGAATCGGAGACGAAGCCGAAGGCGGAGCTCGACCGTGAATCGGAGACGAAGCCGAAGGCGGAGCTCGACCGTGAATCGGAGACGAAGCCGAAGGCGGAGCTCGACCGTGAAACAGACGCGGTACTCGATCCTGGGCGTGAGCGCGGAGGGCACATGACGATGGAAGCTACCGGGACCGTCCGGGACGAGACACGCAGTGGGGTCGGCGAGTTCGGACAGGTCGAGGTGAGCTGGGCTGTGGTGAGCGACGTCGGCCTGCTGCGTGAGACCAATGAGGACGCGGCTCTGGTCGGCCCTGGGATGATCTTGGTGGCCGACGGTATGGGCGGTCATGATTGCGGTGAGCTCGCCAGTGAGGCGGCGCTGTCGGCGTTGTCGGATACAACGGTGACAGGGGTGAACCGCACACGCGATTCGGTGGTGGACCTGTTGGGGGAGGCGCGCCGCCAGATCGAGAACATCGACTCCGACTCGGGTCGCCGTGCCGGCACCACCGTCACCGGGGCGATGCTCGTCGACAGCGATGGGCGACCGCATTGGCTGGTGTTGAACATCGGGGATTCGCGGACGTACCGTTTTGCCCACTCGAAGCTCGACCAGGTGACCGTCGACCACTCTCAGGTGCAGGAGCTTGTGGATGCGGGATTCCTGACCGCCGCACAGGCCCGAGTCGACCCACGCCGCAACGTGATCACCCGGGCACTCGGTGCCGGGATGGAGCAGGAGGCCGACTTCTTCACGTTCCCGGTGGAACGAGATGACCGGATCCTGGTGTGCTCCGATGGTCTCACCGGTGAGTTGGCTGACGACGCGATCGCCGCGATCCTGGCCGGCTTCGATGACCCGACAGCGGCCGCGCAGGCGCTGGTCTCGGCCGCTCTGGAGGCCGGTGGCCGTGACAATGTCACCGTGGCGATCGCCGACGTGAAGGCGGTTCCGGACGTCTCCGACCCCGCGTCGTGA
- a CDS encoding response regulator transcription factor → MTVLHNTFGAPSRTRVGYRPATPVRMTREEALARLKQRTMPLPGRAAPHSQPGVICATPAVPMSGHGRSGRPEGAADTGATTVYRAPKLSQREIEVLRAWLNLDSKSAVAQSLFISLGTVNTHLARIRVKYNEVGRPAPTKAALVARAIQDGIVSIDDL, encoded by the coding sequence ATGACCGTACTGCACAACACCTTTGGCGCTCCCAGTCGCACGCGGGTCGGTTACCGGCCGGCGACCCCGGTCCGGATGACCAGGGAGGAGGCGCTGGCTCGTCTCAAGCAGCGCACGATGCCTCTGCCCGGTCGCGCGGCGCCGCACTCGCAGCCCGGGGTCATCTGTGCGACTCCTGCGGTTCCCATGTCGGGTCACGGTCGCAGCGGGCGGCCAGAGGGGGCTGCCGACACCGGCGCAACCACCGTTTACCGCGCGCCCAAACTGTCGCAGCGCGAGATCGAGGTACTGCGTGCGTGGCTGAACCTCGATTCCAAGTCGGCGGTTGCCCAATCGCTGTTCATCTCACTGGGCACCGTCAACACCCATCTCGCCCGGATCCGGGTCAAATACAACGAAGTCGGTCGGCCTGCCCCGACCAAAGCCGCACTCGTGGCCCGCGCGATCCAAGACGGGATCGTGTCGATCGACGACCTCTGA
- the pdxT gene encoding pyridoxal 5'-phosphate synthase glutaminase subunit PdxT, giving the protein MSTPVRIGILALQGDVREHHAALAEIGAEPVSIRRASELDSIDGIIIPGGESTTMSRLLVVLGLLEPLREALADGLPAYGSCAGMIMLARDILDTRPDAQHLDALDITVRRNAFGRQVASFETDLDIDGIDGGPMRAVFIRAPWVESAGESVQILGTVPDGPAAGRVVAVRQGDVLATSFHPEVTGDRRVHEYFVGMVRAAQAKQ; this is encoded by the coding sequence TTGAGCACGCCGGTGCGGATCGGCATCCTCGCGCTGCAAGGCGATGTCCGCGAACACCACGCCGCCCTCGCCGAGATCGGCGCCGAACCCGTGTCGATCCGCCGGGCCTCCGAACTCGACTCCATCGACGGGATCATCATCCCGGGCGGTGAATCCACGACGATGAGCCGGCTGCTCGTGGTGCTGGGGCTGCTCGAACCGCTCCGCGAGGCTCTCGCCGATGGGTTGCCCGCCTACGGATCGTGTGCGGGGATGATCATGCTCGCGCGCGACATCCTGGACACAAGACCGGACGCACAGCATCTCGACGCCCTCGACATCACAGTGCGGCGCAACGCATTCGGTCGCCAGGTCGCGTCGTTCGAGACCGACCTCGACATCGACGGGATCGATGGCGGACCGATGCGCGCTGTCTTCATCAGGGCTCCCTGGGTCGAGTCTGCCGGCGAATCGGTCCAGATTCTGGGCACGGTTCCCGATGGCCCGGCCGCGGGCCGTGTCGTCGCGGTCCGGCAGGGCGATGTGCTCGCGACGTCCTTTCATCCAGAGGTCACCGGGGACCGGCGGGTCCACGAGTACTTCGTCGGGATGGTCAGGGCGGCGCAAGCAAAGCAGTGA
- a CDS encoding YebC/PmpR family DNA-binding transcriptional regulator has translation MSGHSKWATTKHKKAVVDAKRGKMFAKLVKNIEVAARTGGGDPSGNPTLYDAIQKAKKSSVPNDNIERARKRGGGEEAGGADWQNITYEGYGPNGVAILIECLTDNRNRAATEVRTAMTRNGGNMADPGSVSYLFARKGVVTLEKNGQSEDDILMAVLEAGAEEVTDLGDTFEIVSEPTDLVAVRTALQDAGIDYESAEASFRASVEVPVDADGARKVFKLIDALEDSDDVQEVYSNVDISDEVLAELESE, from the coding sequence ATGAGCGGCCACTCAAAATGGGCCACCACCAAGCACAAGAAGGCGGTGGTCGATGCCAAGCGCGGCAAGATGTTTGCCAAGCTGGTCAAGAATATCGAGGTCGCCGCGCGCACGGGTGGCGGAGATCCGAGTGGTAACCCCACGTTGTACGACGCCATTCAGAAGGCCAAGAAGTCGTCGGTACCCAACGACAACATCGAGCGCGCCCGCAAACGTGGTGGCGGCGAAGAAGCCGGCGGCGCCGATTGGCAGAACATCACCTACGAGGGATACGGCCCCAACGGCGTCGCGATCCTGATCGAGTGCCTCACCGACAACCGGAACCGCGCCGCCACCGAGGTGCGCACCGCCATGACCCGCAACGGCGGCAACATGGCCGATCCCGGCTCGGTCTCGTACCTGTTCGCGCGCAAGGGTGTGGTCACCCTGGAGAAGAACGGCCAGAGCGAGGACGACATCTTGATGGCGGTCCTCGAAGCGGGCGCAGAAGAGGTGACCGACCTGGGCGACACCTTCGAGATCGTGAGTGAACCCACAGATCTGGTCGCGGTCCGGACGGCACTGCAGGATGCGGGCATCGACTACGAATCCGCCGAGGCCAGCTTCCGAGCGTCGGTGGAGGTACCGGTCGACGCCGATGGCGCCCGCAAGGTGTTCAAGCTGATCGACGCACTCGAGGATTCCGACGACGTGCAAGAGGTCTACTCCAACGTCGACATCAGCGATGAGGTGCTCGCCGAGCTCGAATCGGAGTGA
- the ruvC gene encoding crossover junction endodeoxyribonuclease RuvC, protein MRVMGVDPGLTRCGIALIQSGTGRSVTALDVDVIRTPPDMALENRLLAIHTAAEHWLDTHRPDVVAIERVFAQHQVSTAMGTAQAGGVIALAAAQRGVPVRFHTPSEVKAAVTGSGRADKAQVTAMVTRILGMQQAPRPADAADALALAICHCWRGPIQERMEQAQAVALAQQKAYRDRVALAKKAAGR, encoded by the coding sequence ATGCGGGTGATGGGTGTGGACCCCGGGCTGACCAGGTGCGGAATCGCGCTCATCCAGTCGGGCACGGGCCGCTCGGTGACCGCGCTCGATGTCGACGTCATCCGTACCCCACCCGACATGGCACTGGAGAATCGCTTGCTCGCCATTCACACCGCTGCCGAGCACTGGCTCGACACCCACCGGCCCGATGTCGTGGCGATCGAGCGTGTGTTCGCCCAGCACCAGGTCAGCACCGCGATGGGCACCGCTCAGGCCGGTGGCGTGATCGCCCTGGCCGCGGCCCAGCGCGGGGTACCCGTTCGATTTCACACACCGAGCGAGGTGAAGGCCGCGGTGACGGGAAGTGGACGGGCCGACAAGGCCCAGGTGACGGCGATGGTCACCCGCATCCTCGGCATGCAGCAGGCACCGCGGCCCGCCGATGCCGCGGACGCACTCGCCCTTGCGATCTGCCACTGCTGGCGTGGGCCGATCCAGGAACGGATGGAGCAGGCCCAGGCGGTCGCGCTGGCGCAGCAGAAGGCGTATCGCGATCGGGTCGCCCTGGCCAAGAAGGCGGCGGGACGGTGA
- the ruvA gene encoding Holliday junction branch migration protein RuvA, with protein MIASVRGPVVDVALDHVVIDCAGVGYQVLVTPSTAGSVRRGSEATLLTTMIVREDSMTLYGFTEPDARSLFTLLQTVTGVGPRLAMATLAVLEPDALREALAGGDTKALITVPGIGKRVAERLVVELRDKVDRPHTTGGDASSLPSSSVRDQVAEALVGLGFAAPVAEKAVIAVLADQPNADSATVLRASLASLGKTR; from the coding sequence GTGATCGCGTCGGTACGTGGACCGGTGGTCGACGTGGCGCTCGATCACGTCGTCATCGACTGCGCAGGCGTCGGATATCAGGTTCTCGTCACCCCCAGCACAGCCGGTTCGGTCCGGCGTGGCTCGGAGGCGACGCTGCTCACCACCATGATCGTGCGCGAGGACTCGATGACCCTGTACGGGTTCACCGAGCCCGATGCCCGTTCGCTGTTCACGCTTCTGCAGACCGTGACCGGCGTCGGACCACGTCTGGCGATGGCCACACTGGCTGTGCTCGAGCCCGACGCCCTGCGTGAGGCTCTGGCAGGCGGCGACACCAAGGCATTGATCACCGTTCCCGGCATCGGGAAGCGTGTCGCCGAGCGATTGGTGGTCGAACTGCGGGACAAAGTCGACCGACCGCACACAACAGGGGGCGACGCGTCGAGCCTGCCGAGTTCGTCGGTGCGCGACCAGGTCGCCGAAGCGCTTGTGGGCCTTGGCTTTGCGGCTCCCGTCGCCGAGAAGGCGGTGATCGCAGTCCTGGCGGATCAGCCGAACGCCGACTCCGCGACAGTCCTGCGTGCCTCGCTTGCGTCGTTGGGTAAGACCCGATGA
- the ruvB gene encoding Holliday junction branch migration DNA helicase RuvB, translating into MTHDDIDDFDGIGESGYPITDPEPVNRTVNAGRITADGDLDNSLRPKSLGDFIGQPRVCEQLELVLQAARGRGGTPDHILLSGPPGLGKTSLAMIIAGEMGAALRVTSGPALERAGDLAAMLSNLVEGDVLFIDEIHRIARPAEEMLYLAMEDFRVDVVVGKGPGATSIPLDVAPFTLVGATTRSGALTGPLRDRFGFTAHMEFYEESELERVLSRSAGILGITMEPDAGAEIASRSRGTPRIANRLLRRVRDYAEVRADGVVDLAVARAALTVYDVDELGFDRLDRAVLGALVRGFGGGPVGVSTLAVAVGEEPATVEEVCEPFLVRAGMIARTPRGRVATAAAWHHLGLTPPAGALNGSFGVRVREDGSAMMSLFGDDDPAAI; encoded by the coding sequence ATGACTCACGACGACATCGACGACTTCGACGGCATCGGCGAATCGGGTTACCCGATCACCGACCCGGAACCGGTCAACCGAACCGTCAACGCCGGCCGGATCACGGCAGACGGCGACCTCGACAACAGCCTTCGTCCCAAGTCGCTCGGCGACTTCATCGGTCAGCCGAGGGTGTGCGAACAGCTGGAGCTGGTGCTGCAGGCGGCGCGCGGCCGTGGTGGCACCCCCGACCACATTCTGCTGTCGGGTCCACCGGGCCTGGGCAAGACCTCGTTGGCAATGATCATCGCGGGGGAGATGGGTGCCGCCCTGCGGGTCACGTCCGGCCCCGCGCTCGAGCGGGCCGGGGACCTCGCCGCGATGCTGTCGAACCTGGTCGAAGGAGACGTTCTCTTCATCGACGAGATCCACCGCATCGCTCGGCCCGCCGAGGAGATGCTGTATCTCGCGATGGAGGATTTCCGCGTCGACGTGGTGGTGGGCAAGGGGCCGGGTGCCACGTCCATCCCGCTGGACGTCGCACCGTTCACCTTGGTCGGCGCCACCACGCGTTCGGGCGCTCTGACGGGCCCACTGCGGGACAGATTCGGTTTCACCGCACACATGGAGTTCTACGAGGAAAGTGAACTCGAGCGTGTCCTGAGCCGGTCGGCGGGCATCCTGGGGATCACGATGGAGCCGGACGCCGGTGCCGAGATCGCATCCCGCTCCCGCGGTACCCCCCGGATCGCCAACCGTCTCCTGCGGCGGGTGCGCGACTACGCGGAAGTAAGGGCGGACGGCGTCGTCGACCTCGCGGTGGCCCGGGCTGCCCTGACCGTCTACGACGTCGACGAACTCGGGTTCGATCGGCTCGACCGGGCTGTTCTCGGTGCTCTGGTCCGTGGCTTCGGCGGCGGACCGGTAGGAGTGTCCACCTTGGCCGTCGCGGTCGGGGAGGAGCCGGCCACGGTGGAAGAGGTGTGCGAACCATTTCTCGTGCGTGCCGGGATGATCGCCCGCACCCCGCGGGGAAGGGTCGCGACCGCCGCTGCGTGGCACCACCTCGGTCTCACGCCGCCTGCCGGCGCCCTGAACGGTTCGTTCGGTGTGCGCGTGCGCGAGGACGGGTCCGCCATGATGTCGCTGTTCGGTGACGACGACCCGGCCGCGATCTGA
- the yajC gene encoding preprotein translocase subunit YajC, translating into MELIFPILLVFLVGFMILSVRRQKKAMSAAQEMQDSLQIGARIQTTSGVYGTVAGLADGTVDLETADGVVTRWNRLAIREVVHADDLADSYPGVGLIDNTESDDDDFGFADHGTADSYADHDDSITLEKSRGDQDKS; encoded by the coding sequence ATGGAATTGATATTTCCTATCCTGCTGGTCTTCTTGGTCGGCTTCATGATCCTGTCCGTTCGTCGCCAGAAGAAGGCGATGTCCGCGGCTCAGGAGATGCAAGACTCGCTCCAGATCGGCGCACGTATCCAGACCACCTCGGGCGTCTACGGCACTGTTGCCGGGCTGGCCGACGGAACCGTTGACCTCGAGACCGCCGATGGCGTTGTCACTCGCTGGAACCGGCTGGCGATCCGTGAGGTCGTCCATGCCGACGACCTCGCCGACAGCTACCCCGGCGTCGGGCTGATCGACAACACCGAATCCGACGACGACGACTTCGGCTTTGCCGACCACGGCACCGCGGACAGTTATGCCGATCACGACGACTCGATCACTCTCGAGAAGTCTCGCGGAGACCAAGACAAGTCATAG
- the secD gene encoding protein translocase subunit SecD, translating to MLIVFFLLMIVVYGLVFFTGSREATPKLGIDLQGGTRVTLTARTPDGSAPSRDQLDKAKQIIEQRVNGLGVSGSEVIIDGDNLVITVPGDDGKQARTLGQTALLYVRPVADVQAATPQPNAPPAPEGQTSEQAIAEAKALRQAPKDANTDALRAQMAKMNCDPSAPDPLQGNDDPEQFLVTCSEDGTQVYLLEPQIIKGSDIDKAEAGTTQGAGAWIVRLDYKGGARDFWSSYTAQNIGKATAFTLDSKVVSAPQINGAINGTTEVSGDFTQTEAKDLANVLKYGSLPLSFKASDAQTVSATLGWSSLKAGLIAGLIGLIAVFIYALAYYRMLGILTVLSLTLSGIMVYGIMVLLGRYINFTLDLAGIAGLIIGIGMTADSFVVYFERIKDEMREGRSFRSAVPRGWARAKRTIWSGNAVSLISAGVLYFLAVGDVKGFAFTLGLTTILDVAVVFLVTYPLVVYASRSNFLSKPSVNGLGGVTQVAKERRQAAAERPTTTSGGVRNG from the coding sequence ATGTTGATCGTCTTTTTCCTGTTGATGATCGTGGTGTACGGGCTGGTGTTCTTCACCGGCAGCAGAGAAGCGACCCCGAAACTCGGTATCGACCTCCAGGGCGGGACGCGGGTCACCCTCACCGCACGTACCCCTGACGGCAGCGCACCGAGCCGGGACCAGCTCGACAAGGCCAAACAGATCATCGAGCAGCGGGTCAACGGCCTCGGCGTCTCCGGGTCCGAGGTGATCATCGACGGTGACAACCTGGTGATCACAGTTCCCGGTGACGACGGCAAACAGGCCCGCACCCTCGGGCAAACCGCGTTGCTCTATGTGCGCCCCGTCGCCGATGTCCAGGCGGCCACCCCCCAGCCCAACGCTCCGCCCGCTCCCGAGGGACAGACGTCCGAACAGGCGATCGCAGAGGCCAAGGCACTGCGGCAGGCGCCCAAGGACGCGAACACGGATGCCCTCAGAGCACAGATGGCAAAGATGAACTGCGATCCCTCAGCGCCGGATCCGTTGCAGGGCAACGACGATCCCGAGCAGTTCCTGGTGACCTGCTCCGAGGACGGCACCCAGGTGTATCTGCTCGAACCGCAGATCATCAAGGGCAGCGACATCGACAAGGCCGAGGCCGGGACCACCCAGGGTGCAGGCGCATGGATCGTGCGGTTGGACTACAAGGGTGGCGCCCGCGACTTCTGGTCGAGCTACACCGCCCAGAACATCGGCAAGGCAACAGCTTTCACCCTGGACTCCAAGGTGGTCAGCGCCCCGCAGATCAACGGCGCCATCAACGGCACCACCGAGGTGAGTGGCGACTTCACCCAGACCGAGGCCAAAGATCTTGCCAACGTCCTCAAGTACGGGTCGTTGCCCCTGTCGTTCAAGGCATCTGACGCCCAGACGGTGTCCGCGACCCTCGGCTGGTCGTCGCTCAAGGCCGGTCTGATCGCAGGCCTGATCGGTCTGATCGCGGTTTTCATCTACGCCTTGGCGTACTACCGGATGCTCGGGATCCTGACGGTTCTGTCGCTGACCCTGTCGGGGATCATGGTCTACGGGATCATGGTCCTGCTCGGCAGGTACATCAACTTCACCCTCGATCTCGCCGGCATCGCCGGTCTGATCATCGGTATCGGCATGACCGCGGACTCCTTTGTCGTCTACTTCGAGCGCATCAAGGACGAGATGCGTGAAGGCCGGAGCTTCCGCTCGGCTGTTCCACGCGGCTGGGCGCGAGCCAAGCGCACCATTTGGTCGGGCAACGCGGTCAGCCTGATCTCGGCCGGTGTGCTGTACTTCCTCGCCGTCGGTGACGTGAAGGGATTCGCGTTCACCTTGGGATTGACGACCATCCTGGACGTCGCGGTGGTCTTCCTCGTGACCTATCCGTTGGTGGTCTACGCATCCCGGTCGAACTTCCTGTCCAAGCCGAGCGTGAACGGTCTCGGCGGGGTCACCCAGGTGGCGAAGGAGCGGCGCCAGGCGGCAGCCGAGCGTCCCACCACGACTTCGGGAGGAGTGCGCAATGGCTGA
- the secF gene encoding protein translocase subunit SecF, whose translation MADTDRRAPTSDADFTAATNRSLLSRLYTGTGAFEIVGRRRMWFMITTALVLISLASIGIRGFTLGIEFEGGTQISFPKTGEVSTSEVESTYSEAMGEDPQSVQTAGSGASQTVQIRTETLDAQQLIKVTDALSDEFGLAPNDVSSSDVSSTWGGEITEKALIALAVFLVLVTIYIAIRFDKEMAVAAIAALFFDIATTAGIYSLVGFEVTPATVIGFLAILGFSLYDTVVVFDKVEENVRGVLHTTRRTYAEQANLAVNQTLMRSINTTVISVLPVLSLMVIAVWVLGVGTLKDLGLVQMVGVVTGTFSSIFLATPLLATLKERRKDIGSHTRKVLARRSEREGRSVPATDDVAPAVGSTTTLTKTAPAPVRAQRSGSAPHAGARPSGKRRRKR comes from the coding sequence ATGGCTGACACCGACCGCCGGGCACCCACCAGCGACGCCGACTTCACCGCCGCGACCAACCGGTCGCTGCTGTCCCGCCTCTACACGGGTACCGGTGCCTTCGAGATCGTCGGCCGCCGGCGCATGTGGTTCATGATCACCACCGCGCTTGTGCTCATCTCGCTCGCGAGTATCGGGATCCGCGGATTCACGCTCGGGATCGAGTTCGAGGGCGGAACGCAGATTTCGTTCCCCAAGACCGGTGAGGTGTCGACGAGCGAGGTCGAGTCGACCTACTCCGAGGCCATGGGCGAGGATCCGCAATCGGTCCAGACCGCGGGGTCGGGGGCAAGTCAGACCGTGCAGATCCGGACCGAGACCCTCGACGCACAGCAGCTGATCAAGGTCACCGATGCGTTGTCGGACGAGTTCGGGCTCGCGCCCAACGACGTGAGTTCGTCCGACGTCAGCTCCACCTGGGGCGGGGAGATCACCGAGAAGGCACTGATCGCGCTGGCGGTGTTCCTGGTGCTGGTCACGATCTACATCGCCATCCGTTTCGACAAGGAGATGGCGGTGGCAGCGATCGCTGCGCTGTTCTTCGACATCGCCACCACGGCGGGCATCTACTCCCTTGTCGGCTTCGAGGTGACACCGGCGACGGTGATCGGTTTCCTGGCGATCCTGGGCTTCTCTCTCTACGACACCGTAGTGGTCTTCGACAAGGTGGAAGAGAACGTCCGCGGGGTGCTGCACACCACCCGGCGCACCTATGCCGAGCAGGCCAATCTCGCGGTGAACCAGACCCTGATGCGATCGATCAACACCACGGTCATCTCGGTACTCCCGGTGCTGTCCCTGATGGTCATCGCGGTGTGGGTGTTGGGAGTGGGCACCCTCAAGGACCTCGGACTGGTCCAGATGGTCGGTGTCGTCACCGGCACGTTCTCGTCGATCTTCTTGGCGACCCCGCTGCTCGCCACGCTCAAAGAACGGCGTAAGGACATCGGCTCCCACACCCGGAAGGTGCTGGCCCGTCGGAGCGAGCGTGAGGGTCGATCGGTGCCGGCAACCGATGACGTCGCACCCGCAGTCGGTAGCACCACCACGTTGACCAAGACCGCCCCCGCGCCGGTTCGAGCGCAGCGGTCGGGAAGCGCCCCACATGCAGGGGCGCGTCCGTCGGGTAAGCGGCGCCGCAAACGCTAA